One Phenylobacterium hankyongense DNA segment encodes these proteins:
- a CDS encoding AAA family ATPase, translating to MRAVDAEHYWIAARFERREGWNGDAYPFNLPVVRDLDEMRFHPKVTFLVGENGSGKSTLIEALAVAWGFNAEGGSKNFNFGTRESHSQLHQFVRPVRSARRAQDGYFLRAESHFNVGTQIDELGATDSYGGVSLHEQSHGESFFALLDNRFRGAGLYILDEPEAALSPNRQLSFLVRMHELIGLRSQFIIATHSPIILGYPDAWIYQTTPTGLERVDYEDTDHFQVTRNFLNRRQTFLDILLSDD from the coding sequence ATGCGCGCCGTCGATGCTGAGCACTACTGGATCGCCGCCCGCTTCGAGCGGCGCGAGGGTTGGAACGGGGACGCCTACCCCTTCAACCTGCCGGTCGTCCGCGACCTGGACGAGATGAGGTTCCATCCGAAGGTGACCTTCCTGGTCGGCGAGAACGGCTCGGGCAAGTCCACCCTGATCGAGGCGCTGGCGGTCGCGTGGGGCTTCAACGCGGAGGGCGGGAGCAAGAACTTCAACTTTGGCACGCGGGAATCCCACTCGCAGCTGCACCAGTTCGTCAGGCCCGTGCGGTCTGCGAGGCGAGCCCAGGACGGCTACTTCCTGCGCGCCGAAAGCCATTTCAACGTTGGCACTCAGATCGACGAACTGGGCGCAACCGACTCCTACGGCGGCGTTTCACTGCACGAGCAGTCGCATGGAGAGTCCTTCTTTGCGCTTCTCGATAATCGCTTTCGAGGCGCCGGCCTCTACATCCTGGATGAACCGGAGGCGGCGCTGTCGCCCAACCGACAGCTCAGTTTCCTCGTGCGGATGCACGAACTCATCGGCTTGAGGTCGCAATTCATCATCGCCACCCATTCGCCGATCATCCTCGGCTACCCGGACGCGTGGATATATCAGACCACCCCGACGGGGCTCGAAAGGGTCGACTATGAAGACACCGACCATTTCCAGGTGACGCGCAACTTCCTGAACCGGCGGCAGACGTTCCTCGACATCTTGCTGTCTGACGACTGA
- a CDS encoding VOC family protein has protein sequence MKVTQHLWFEKDMEAAVAFYTSLIPGSSMEWTSAVPVDNPSGPAGSVKIAAFTIGDQRYMAIEAGPLDAFNHSFSVVVECDDQAEIDRLWEALKAGGSEEQCGWLRDRWGLCWQITPRRLGELMRDPDPAKAKRVAAAMLQMVKFDIDALEAAAEGLSRPTAATAGEPA, from the coding sequence ATGAAGGTCACCCAGCATCTCTGGTTCGAGAAGGACATGGAGGCGGCCGTCGCCTTCTACACCTCGCTGATCCCCGGCTCATCGATGGAATGGACCTCGGCCGTTCCGGTCGACAACCCGAGTGGCCCGGCCGGCAGCGTCAAGATTGCGGCGTTCACAATCGGCGACCAGCGCTACATGGCGATCGAGGCGGGACCGCTCGACGCGTTCAACCATAGCTTCTCGGTCGTGGTGGAGTGCGACGACCAGGCGGAAATCGACCGGCTGTGGGAGGCGTTGAAGGCGGGCGGGTCGGAGGAGCAATGCGGCTGGCTGAGGGATCGCTGGGGCCTGTGCTGGCAGATCACGCCCAGGCGGCTTGGCGAACTGATGCGGGACCCTGACCCGGCAAAGGCCAAGCGGGTGGCAGCCGCGATGCTCCAGATGGTGAAGTTTGACATCGACGCACTGGAAGCGGCGGCCGAGGGACTGAGCCGCCCCACCGCTGCGACGGCCGGCGAACCTGCCTGA
- a CDS encoding PA0069 family radical SAM protein, with the protein MSPSPVIVGAARGRGARSNHSGRYEAQGREAFDDGWTPDEPDPKSFSTTVSPEKAKVIITRNDSPDVGFSASINPYRGCEHGCIYCYARPAHAYMGLSPGLDFESKLFFKPEAAALLERELSRPRYVPEVIHIGGNTDPYQPQERSLRITRSVIEVLSRFEHPFSIISKSALILRDLDLLAPMAEKNLVRVAISITSLDRKLSRSMEPRAATPEKRLEAVRRLSEAGVPVIVMFAPAIPGLNDHEMEGVLERSAQAGARGAGYVALRLPLEIKDLFREWLESDHPDRASRVMSLVRQMRGGKDYDAQWGKRMKGEGPIADLMSQRFAAAKRRYGLDFRFDGLDLTRFRPPPKAGDQIDLFGL; encoded by the coding sequence ATGTCCCCGTCACCTGTCATCGTGGGCGCCGCGCGCGGGCGTGGGGCCAGGTCAAACCACTCCGGCCGCTACGAGGCCCAGGGCCGCGAGGCGTTCGACGACGGCTGGACGCCGGACGAGCCGGACCCGAAATCGTTCTCGACCACGGTCTCGCCCGAGAAGGCCAAGGTGATCATCACCCGCAACGACAGCCCGGACGTCGGCTTCTCGGCCTCGATCAATCCGTACCGGGGCTGCGAGCACGGCTGCATCTACTGCTACGCGCGGCCGGCCCACGCCTACATGGGGCTCTCGCCGGGCCTCGACTTCGAATCCAAGCTGTTCTTCAAGCCCGAGGCCGCCGCCCTGCTGGAGCGGGAACTGTCCAGGCCGCGCTATGTCCCCGAGGTGATCCACATCGGCGGCAACACCGATCCCTACCAGCCCCAGGAGCGGTCGCTGCGGATCACCCGCTCGGTGATCGAGGTGCTGTCGCGCTTCGAGCACCCGTTCTCGATCATCAGCAAGTCCGCGCTGATCCTGCGCGACCTCGACCTGCTCGCCCCGATGGCGGAGAAGAACCTGGTGCGAGTGGCGATCTCGATCACCTCGCTGGACCGCAAGCTGTCGCGCTCGATGGAGCCGCGGGCCGCCACGCCGGAGAAGCGGCTGGAGGCGGTGCGCCGGCTGTCCGAGGCGGGCGTGCCGGTGATCGTGATGTTCGCCCCCGCCATCCCCGGCCTCAACGACCACGAGATGGAAGGCGTGCTGGAGCGCTCGGCCCAGGCCGGGGCGCGCGGCGCGGGCTATGTGGCGCTGCGCCTGCCGCTGGAGATCAAGGACCTGTTCCGCGAGTGGCTGGAGAGCGACCACCCGGACCGCGCCAGCCGGGTCATGTCGCTGGTCCGCCAGATGCGCGGCGGCAAGGACTACGACGCCCAGTGGGGCAAGCGGATGAAGGGCGAAGGCCCGATCGCCGACCTGATGTCCCAGCGCTTCGCCGCCGCCAAGCGCCGCTACGGCCTCGACTTCCGCTTCGACGGCCTGGACCTGACCCGGTTCCGGCCCCCGCCCAAGGCCGGCGACCAGATCGACCTGTTCGGGCTCTGA
- a CDS encoding ATP-binding protein — MNTRRSSIKRTLLLWLVSALFALSALFIATTYVVERIMLEHDQNGRLEQIARAIPPNLKQADVRAINVKLHHGPDDFLLQIWDGGAEIYRSHDDLRLPRFSVPGFSIESWGGQRWKVYVRRAQGHTIQVAQSLQARAAIARGRALHTMVPLLLFIPVIGLCIPLCIDRALRSLNQLSGELHGRSAETLAPVSRGDQPAEIVPLTEALDTLFHRLREASDRQRKFIADASHELRTPLATLQVQTQVVEQSLGPAQQRAALEALKAGIKRTSHLAEQLLLTSQLESAAPPAAAEVLRLDHLARDVIMDLLPFSVSKDIDLGMGRTDPATVTGSGYQLRLLVRNLIDNAIRYTPRGGRVDVAVEGGLGGVSLVVADSGPGIPPQDHDRVFDRFYRCLGHDTPGSGLGLAIVKQVAVQHEAQIRLDRSAHLAGLEVTVRFPQRPA, encoded by the coding sequence ATGAATACTCGACGCTCGTCGATTAAGCGGACCCTGCTGCTTTGGCTGGTGTCGGCGCTCTTCGCGCTGAGCGCCCTGTTCATCGCCACGACCTATGTGGTCGAGCGGATCATGCTGGAGCACGACCAGAACGGGCGGCTGGAGCAGATCGCCCGCGCCATACCGCCGAACCTCAAGCAGGCGGACGTCAGGGCGATCAACGTCAAGCTGCACCACGGCCCGGACGATTTTCTCCTGCAGATCTGGGACGGCGGGGCCGAAATCTACCGCTCGCACGATGACCTCCGGTTGCCGCGGTTCTCGGTCCCGGGGTTCAGTATCGAGAGCTGGGGCGGGCAGAGGTGGAAGGTCTATGTCCGCCGCGCCCAGGGACACACCATCCAGGTCGCCCAATCCCTGCAGGCCCGCGCCGCCATCGCACGGGGCCGGGCCCTGCACACGATGGTTCCGCTGCTCCTGTTCATCCCAGTCATCGGCCTGTGCATCCCGCTTTGCATCGACCGCGCGCTAAGGTCGTTGAACCAGCTGTCCGGGGAGCTTCACGGCCGCAGCGCGGAGACGCTCGCGCCGGTGTCCCGCGGGGATCAGCCGGCCGAGATCGTGCCGCTTACCGAAGCGCTGGATACGCTCTTCCACCGCCTGCGCGAGGCCTCGGACCGCCAGCGCAAGTTCATCGCCGACGCGTCCCATGAGCTGCGCACGCCGCTGGCGACCCTGCAGGTGCAGACCCAGGTGGTTGAGCAGAGCCTGGGCCCGGCGCAGCAGCGCGCCGCCCTGGAGGCGCTGAAGGCGGGGATCAAGCGCACGAGCCATCTGGCGGAGCAGCTCCTGCTCACCTCGCAACTGGAATCGGCCGCCCCGCCCGCGGCGGCGGAGGTCCTGCGCCTGGACCACCTGGCCCGCGACGTGATCATGGATCTGCTGCCCTTCTCGGTCTCCAAAGACATCGACCTCGGGATGGGGCGCACGGATCCGGCGACGGTGACCGGTTCCGGTTACCAGCTGCGGTTGCTGGTCCGGAACCTGATCGACAACGCCATCCGCTACACGCCCCGAGGCGGCCGCGTGGACGTGGCGGTGGAAGGCGGGCTGGGCGGGGTCAGCCTCGTGGTCGCCGACAGCGGCCCGGGGATTCCGCCGCAGGACCATGACCGGGTCTTCGACCGCTTTTACCGGTGCCTAGGCCATGACACCCCGGGCAGCGGCCTCGGCCTGGCGATCGTCAAACAGGTGGCGGTCCAGCACGAGGCCCAGATCCGCCTGGACCGTAGCGCCCATCTCGCCGGCTTGGAGGTCACGGTCCGTTTCCCGCAGAGGCCTGCGTAA